A window of the Corynebacterium minutissimum genome harbors these coding sequences:
- a CDS encoding ATP-dependent helicase, with the protein MNYSSQSTVRAGVSLPPSPDVRLIPRTRSAIQRSWDVPLPKEGTWRVLGTAGSGVSSLLIDVVLDQLTSGADASGILVVAPSKESGSLLRQELAEHLEDYAAQASMVRSVHSLAFALLRRGSEEELRLITGAEQDVVIRELLAGHAADGRGSWPAEVRPALEYVGFARQLRDLLLRAIERGLGPGDLEELGARYQRPMWSAAGDFLREYERTQALAGSHSYSAAELVSQVLLRPELLQDHPWHTIVVDDAQLLDPTSGRLIAELAKTARLTVVGGDPDQAVFAFRGANSEFLTSWEAENELRLVAPHRRPSPACVSVVDSRGTLRDVLANTVRRRHLEDGVNWRDIAVIVRSTGDIGPARRTLLAAGVPVHINPTDVILAEQRLVKAVMLALRALETDLDPVELEDLITGPVGGADPVTLRRLIRGLRRWKPEQRGMDTLRELLEGDVPDFDNMLTEREEAILARIRGVLSAGREALRAGAAVEEILWEVWQSTGLDTRLQAAALRGGAAGSQADRDLDAMMALFDAAGDYAERRPSASLESFILHITEQELPTGVRDRRSALPDAVEILTAHGAVGREWDTVIVAGVQEGTWPSVGETGSLFGQEDLIDLLDRDITPGTPVSHVSGRLAEERRLFHVATTRHRHRLLVVAVDSPESDEVEEPSRFIEEFLSAGGVDVPGAQARREASQRWARQALPRELGLELPDPGPVTVRGGAGIDEEMDPLEVSVLSVPSFVAQLRRCATDPESGEAERSQAVRQLARLAEAGVPGAHPDQWWAARSVASEHPLSGSHSLSPSRVEALRACPLNAVLGNLAEEETTNINLVRGNLAHAFLEALGRGVEPGTAKKLVVEAFASMLDGPLWRRDAELADFERLIDRTHSWLLSTTLEPVGVEVRVSVDVSPDVTIRGYIDRLMKEGDEYAVIDLKTGSQAATKEAARDNTQLLTYQLALAHGELVMEDSADEEQVKAIRTGEGVPRATSRLVYPRTSAASVTEREQTAKPPEELDEFAAQLPALVAELRGPGLTARENDGCDRCPIRSICPVMNEGGLVTNA; encoded by the coding sequence GTGAATTACAGCAGTCAGTCCACCGTCCGCGCCGGCGTTAGCCTTCCTCCCTCGCCCGACGTTCGCCTAATTCCCCGAACTCGGAGCGCCATCCAGCGCTCCTGGGACGTGCCGCTGCCAAAGGAAGGCACGTGGCGTGTCCTGGGCACTGCGGGTTCAGGGGTGTCGAGCCTGCTTATCGATGTTGTCTTAGACCAACTCACCAGCGGTGCTGATGCCTCTGGAATTCTCGTTGTAGCGCCGTCGAAGGAGTCGGGCTCGTTGCTGCGGCAGGAACTGGCTGAGCATCTCGAGGACTATGCAGCACAGGCTTCCATGGTGCGCTCCGTGCACTCCTTGGCTTTCGCGTTGCTGCGCCGCGGCAGTGAGGAGGAGCTGCGCCTGATTACCGGTGCGGAGCAGGACGTTGTTATCCGGGAACTACTGGCGGGCCACGCGGCGGATGGCCGTGGTTCGTGGCCCGCGGAGGTGCGCCCGGCTCTGGAGTACGTTGGCTTCGCACGGCAGTTGCGCGACTTGCTGCTGCGCGCGATTGAACGCGGGCTTGGTCCAGGAGACTTGGAGGAACTTGGGGCCCGTTACCAACGTCCCATGTGGTCTGCCGCAGGTGACTTCCTCCGTGAGTACGAGCGCACCCAGGCCCTTGCTGGTTCGCATTCTTACTCTGCGGCGGAACTTGTCAGCCAAGTCCTCCTTCGACCTGAGTTACTCCAGGATCACCCATGGCACACCATCGTGGTGGATGATGCCCAACTGCTCGACCCCACCTCCGGCCGGCTCATTGCTGAGCTGGCCAAGACCGCTCGGCTCACTGTGGTTGGTGGCGACCCAGATCAGGCAGTCTTTGCTTTCCGCGGCGCCAATTCTGAATTCCTCACCTCGTGGGAGGCAGAAAACGAACTGCGCTTGGTAGCCCCGCACCGCAGGCCATCACCTGCTTGTGTCAGCGTTGTCGACTCCCGTGGAACCCTGCGTGATGTTCTGGCTAATACGGTCCGCCGCCGCCACCTAGAGGACGGGGTGAATTGGCGCGACATTGCAGTTATTGTGCGCTCCACAGGAGACATTGGCCCAGCTCGAAGGACCTTGCTGGCGGCCGGCGTACCGGTGCATATCAATCCAACGGATGTGATTCTTGCAGAACAGCGTTTGGTTAAGGCCGTAATGTTGGCGTTGCGTGCACTGGAAACCGACCTTGATCCGGTGGAACTTGAGGACCTCATTACTGGCCCCGTGGGCGGTGCTGATCCGGTTACCTTGCGCCGACTTATCCGCGGCTTGCGCCGTTGGAAGCCGGAGCAGCGTGGCATGGACACCTTGCGTGAGTTGCTTGAGGGCGATGTGCCGGACTTCGATAACATGCTCACGGAGCGCGAGGAAGCCATTCTTGCCCGTATCCGCGGCGTCCTGTCTGCGGGGCGCGAGGCTCTGCGGGCAGGAGCTGCGGTGGAGGAAATCCTCTGGGAGGTGTGGCAGTCTACGGGGCTCGATACCCGCCTCCAAGCCGCGGCCCTGCGCGGAGGTGCTGCCGGTTCTCAAGCGGACCGAGATCTTGATGCCATGATGGCCCTTTTCGATGCCGCTGGTGACTATGCCGAACGCCGTCCTTCCGCATCTTTGGAATCTTTCATCCTCCACATCACCGAGCAAGAGCTGCCCACCGGCGTGCGTGATCGCCGCTCGGCTCTGCCAGATGCCGTGGAGATTCTCACCGCGCATGGAGCGGTGGGACGAGAATGGGACACGGTTATTGTCGCGGGAGTCCAGGAAGGTACCTGGCCCTCAGTGGGGGAGACCGGTTCCCTCTTCGGGCAGGAGGACCTAATTGACTTGCTGGATCGTGACATCACTCCTGGCACTCCGGTAAGCCATGTATCTGGGCGTTTGGCGGAAGAACGCCGCCTCTTCCACGTGGCTACAACCCGTCACCGCCACCGTTTGTTGGTTGTCGCGGTGGATTCTCCAGAGAGTGATGAAGTGGAAGAACCGTCGCGCTTTATTGAGGAGTTTCTGTCTGCCGGTGGAGTGGATGTACCTGGTGCACAGGCGCGCCGGGAGGCCAGTCAGCGGTGGGCACGTCAAGCACTGCCGCGCGAGTTAGGCCTTGAGCTTCCGGATCCGGGGCCAGTGACCGTACGCGGTGGTGCCGGCATTGATGAGGAGATGGATCCGCTTGAGGTCTCAGTGCTCTCGGTCCCTTCCTTCGTGGCACAACTGCGTCGCTGTGCCACCGATCCAGAGTCTGGCGAGGCCGAGCGTTCTCAGGCAGTTCGGCAGCTTGCCCGTCTCGCAGAGGCCGGTGTTCCAGGCGCACACCCGGATCAGTGGTGGGCTGCGCGCTCGGTGGCGTCCGAGCATCCGCTGTCTGGTTCTCACAGCTTGTCTCCCTCCCGGGTGGAGGCACTCAGAGCCTGTCCACTAAACGCAGTGTTGGGCAATCTTGCTGAAGAAGAGACAACGAATATCAACCTTGTACGTGGCAACCTTGCCCATGCCTTCCTCGAAGCTTTAGGTCGTGGTGTTGAACCAGGTACTGCGAAGAAACTCGTGGTAGAAGCCTTCGCTTCGATGCTCGACGGCCCCTTGTGGCGCCGCGATGCCGAGCTTGCTGATTTCGAGCGGCTCATCGATCGCACCCATAGCTGGTTGCTGTCCACCACGTTGGAACCGGTCGGTGTCGAGGTCCGTGTCTCCGTCGACGTTTCCCCGGATGTGACTATCCGCGGGTATATCGATCGACTCATGAAAGAGGGCGATGAGTACGCCGTAATCGATCTCAAGACAGGCTCGCAGGCAGCAACGAAGGAAGCTGCACGAGACAACACCCAGCTGTTGACCTATCAGTTAGCCCTTGCCCACGGAGAACTCGTCATGGAGGACTCTGCAGATGAGGAACAAGTAAAGGCAATTCGCACCGGCGAAGGTGTGCCCCGTGCCACGAGCCGGCTGGTGTATCCACGTACCTCAGCAGCAAGTGTGACGGAACGTGAACAAACAGCTAAGCCACCGGAGGAACTCGACGAGTTTGCAGCACAGCTACCAGCCCTCGTCGCAGAGCTGCGGGGGCCGGGTCTTACTGCCCGTGAGAACGACGGCTGTGATCGTTGCCCCATCCGCTCCATCTGCCCTGTCATGAACGAAGGAGGTCTGGTGACCAATGCCTAA